The Bradysia coprophila strain Holo2 chromosome II, BU_Bcop_v1, whole genome shotgun sequence genome has a segment encoding these proteins:
- the LOC119070815 gene encoding uncharacterized protein LOC119070815, with protein MNKFTILLLTITIYAVTAEPLRNGQQQSQRQFARQEVTTEQDETTTTDDVQSTSIPSNNGPYTPSGWRPSGQLLVLPARQQQPQQQYGPPQQYGPPTTEYGAPDEDNVSSTAEASDSTDSNETTDEPDSESVDVEDGPSQANINQQSQQQPGYFVRLADGSLQQVLYVAPAAIGAKLQVQPALQAQPAQPLFIQPYYVPQAVSYTSHYQSW; from the coding sequence atgaataaatttacgattttactATTAACAATAACAATTTACGCTGTGACCGCTGAGCCGCTACGAAACGGACAACAACAATCGCAACGACAATTTGCCCGTCAAGAAGTCACTACTGAACAAGATGAAACTACCACTACAGATGATGTTCAATCAACGTCGATCCCATCAAATAATGGACCCTACACACCATCCGGTTGGAGGCCATCGGGACAGTTGTTAGTTCTACCAGCGAGACAACAACAGCCGCAACAGCAATATGGACCACCTCAACAATACGGACCTCCAACAACGGAATACGGTGCACCCGATGAAGATAATGTTTCGTCAACAGCTGAAGCAAGTGATTCCACCGACAGCAATGAAACAACCGATGAACCAGATTCGGAAAGTGTTGATGTCGAAGATGGACCATCTCAAGCGAATATCAATCAACAATCTCAACAGCAGCCAGGATATTTCGTTCGACTAGCCGACGGATCTCTGCAACAGGTTCTGTACGTTGCTCCTGCTGCTATCGGTGCCAAACTACAAGTCCAACCAGCACTTCAAGCTCAACCCGCTCAACCACTATTCATTCAACCATATTATGTTCCGCAAGCTGTGTCTTACACCTCTCACTATCAGAGCTGGTAA